The bacterium nucleotide sequence CGTGTAGAGCAGCAGGTAGTAGTTGAACGGCATTCCGATGTACAGGGCGCCGGCCATCCCCATCGCCCACCGCCCGAGGCCCTGGCGGCGGCCGGGCACCACCAGGAACGCCGCCAGCCCGCCCACCAGCGCAAGCGCGAGGACCAAGGTGACGTCGATCTGCTTCAGCGCCGTGCCGCTGAAGGCAAAGAAGGCACCCAGCGGGAAGAGCAGCCAGCTTGGTGCGCGCGAGCCCATCGCCTCCGACAGGCCGCGAAATTCCCACAGCGCGAGCCCGGCCAGCAGCACCACCAGCGCGTAGGCACCGTACGTTCCCGCCAGCGCCAGGCCGATGACGATCGCCAGGATCACGAACGCGCTCAGGATGCGGACCATCAACGGGCTGGGCTTCCAGCCCCCCGTCAGCGAGCGGGATTGGGCCGTCACCGCCGCCCGGGGTCGGCGGCGGCTCCGCCCCCCCATCCCGGCCCTCCCTCCTGCGGGGCAAGGGCCATGGGCTCAGGCGTACCGCCCAAGTCGGGCCGGCCGCCGAAGCGCCGCACGCGCCCGGCGTAGTCCGCGATCGCCGCCTTCAGGTCGTCGAGATCGAAGTCGGGCCACAAGGTTTCGGTCACCAGCATCTCCGCATAGGCCCCCTGCCAGAGGAGGAAGTTGCTCACGCGTCTCTCACCGGCCGTGCGGATGATGAGGTCGGGGTCGGGGAGGTCGGGGTTGTACAGGCGCGAGGCGATGGCCGCTTCGTCGATATCGCCCGCCGCCATTCCGTCGGCCACCAGCTGCCGCACCGCGTCGACGAGCTCGGCGCGGCCGCCGTAGTTGAGGCAGACGTTGAGCACGCCGTTGGTGTTGCGAGCGGTCCGTGCCATCGCCTCGTCGATGCGCTCACGCATGCGGGGGGAAAGCTCGTCGCGGCGGCCGCTGACCACGATACGGACCCCACGCCGATGCATCTCGTCGATCTCTCGCTGCATCGTTTCGTGGAACAGCCGCATCAGCGCCCGAACCTCAGCGCGAGGCCTCGTCCAGTTCTCGGTTGAGAATGCGTAGACGGACAGCACCTCCACGCCGAGCTGCTCGCATCCCTCGAGCACTCGCTTGATCGCGCGCACGCCGGCCCGATGGCCGAAGCTGGTGGGCCGGCTGCGGCGGCGGGCCCAGCGCCCGTTCCCGTCCATGATGATCCCGATGTGCCGGGGAACCTGAGAGTCCAAGTCCCTCAAAGCGTACCCAGAGTGGCGCCCCGGGCCGGCGGTCGGCCGCGCCCAGCCAAGGTTCGCCGGGCGAGACGTCACACCGGGGGCTCGGAGGATGCTGGTCCCCTCGCGCCTCTAGACCTCCATGACCTCGGACTCCTTGCGCGCCCCCAGGGCATCGATCCTCTCGATCTGGACTTCGGTGATCTTCTGCAGCCGGGCATGCGCGCGCTTGGAGTCGTCCTCGGCCACTTCGCCCGATTTCTGCATCTGGTCGACGCGGTGGATCTCGTCGCGCCGGACGTTGCGGATGGCGACGCGTGCCTCCTCCGCCTTCTGGCGGACGAGCTTCACGTACTCCCTGCGCCGCTCCTCCGTGAGCGGCGGGATGGGCACGCGGATGACCTGGCCGTCGCTCGCCGGGTTGAGACCCTGCTCGCTGGTGCGCAGCGCCTTTTCCACGGCGCCGATCTGGCTCCTGTCGTAAACCTGCACGACGAGCAGTCTCGGCTCCGGAGCACTGATCTGCGCCAGCTGGTTGAGTGGCGTGGAGGTGCCGTAGTAGGGGACCATCACCTTGTCGATCAACGCGGGATTGGCCCGGCCGGTGCGAATGGTGGCGAGCTCCGCCGCGAAGTGGTCCACCGATTTGGCCATCTTCGCCTCGGCCTCCCGCAGGATGGGGTCGATCATCCCGCCGCCGCCCCGACCAGGGTCCCGATCTCTTCGCCCAGGACGACCCGCTCGATGTTGCCCGGCACCAGCAGATTGAACACCACGATCGGCACATCATTGTCCATGCACAGGGTCAGCGCCGTGTTGTCCATGACCTCGATGCCACGGTTGAGCACCTCGAGATAGCCGAGGCGCTCGAGCTTGACCGCGGTCGGGTCGCGCTTGGGGTCGGCGGTGTAGACGCCGTCCACCTTGGTCGCCTTGAGGATCACGTCGGCCTCGATCTCCACCGCCCGCAGCGCAGCGGTGGTGTCGGTGGTGAAGTACGGGTTGCCGGTGCCGGCGGCGAGGATGACCACCCGGCCCTTCTCGAGATGGCGCACCGCGCGCCGGCGGATGTACGGCTCGGCCACCTGGGGCATCTGGATGGCGGTCATGGTGCGCGCCGGGATGCCCGTGCGCTCCAGCGCGTCCTGCAGCGCCAGGGCGTTGATGACCGTGGCCAGCATTCCCATGTAGTCGCCCGTCGCGCGATCGAAGCCGCGCTCGCTGGCGGCCAGGCCGCGAAAGATGTTGCCCCCACCCACGACGAGCGCGGTCTGCACGCCCATCTCGTGCACGCGTTTGACCTGGATCGCGATCGTCTGCACGACTTCGAGGTCGATGCCGTAGTCGCGCGCGCCGCCGAGGGCTTCACCGCTCAACTTGAGCAGAACGCGGTTGTACTTCGGCGAGCGATCCCCCACTTCTTGCGTCATGTGATAGTGCGCCCTGCGCGCGCCGTTGTGATAGTGCGCCCTGCGCGGGCCTGGCGGTCGCACGCCTTGCGCGAGCCGGCCGTCGGGCGGATCAGGATTCCCTGATGTTAAATCGCGCGAAGCGTCGCACCGTGATGTTCTCCTGGAGCTTGGAGATGTGCTCCGCGACCAGGTCGTGCACGGTGTGCTTGGGATCGCGCCAGTAGGGCTGCTCGAGCAGACAGGTCTCCTTGACGAAGTTCTCGACCTGGCCTTCGACGATCTTGGGGATCACCTGACTTGGTTTGCCTTCCTGCTCGGCCTTCGCCTCGTAGAGGTTTCTTTCCGCGACGAGCACCTCGTCCGGCACCTCTTCGCGCGAGACCCACCGGGGACTAGTGGCCGCAACCTGGAGGGCAAGCTCCTTCGCCAGCTTGCGAAAGTCGTCGCCCTTGGCGACGAAATCGGTCTCGCAGTTGACCTCGATGAGCACGCCGACCTGGGGCGGGAAGTCGTCGCCGAGCTTGTGGAGATAAGCCTCGACCACGCCCTGGCCGGTCGACCGGCCGGCGCGCTTGGCGGCTTTGGCGACGCCCTTCTCCCGCAGGATCGTGTAGGCCTTGTCGACATCACCCTCGGCCTCTTCCAGCGCGTGTTTGCAGTCCATCATCCCCGCGCCGGACAGCTCGCGCAGCTTCTTGACGAGATCCATGGATACCTGCGCCACTAGCGCACCTCCTCCTCGTCGGCGGCGGTGCCAATGAACTCCTCTTCCGAAACCGTCGGCAGGTAGTCCTCCTCATCTTCCAGGTACTCCTCGATCTCCTCGTATCGAGGCGTCTCGAGGAACTCGCGCTCCTCCACCTCAGGCAGGATCTCGCCGCGTGCCTGCGCTTCCTGGCGACCATCCTGGCACGCGTCGGCGATCTTTCCGGTCAGCAGCTTGACGGCGCGGATCGCGTCGTCGTTGCCCGGGATGACGTAGGAGATCAGATCCGGGTCACAGTTGGAGTCGGTGATCGCAACGACCGGGATCTTGAGCCGGTTCGCCTCGGTGACCGCGATGTGCTCCTTGCGGGGATCGACGACGTACAGAGCCCCCGGGAGCCGCTTCATGTCGGCGATACCGTCGAAATGGAACATCAGCCGGTCGAGCTCGTCCTGGAGGCGCTTCGCCTCCTTCTTCGTCATCTGCTCGAACTGGCCTTCCTGCTGCATCTTGCGGAGCCCCTGCAGGCGCTCGATGCGCTTCTTCACCGTGCTGAAGTTGGTCAGCATGCCGCCCATCCAGCGCCGGTTGACGAAGTACATGCCGCAGCGCGCGGCCTCGGTCTGGATGGTCTCCTGCGCCTGCTTCTTGGTGCCGACGAACAGCACCGGGCGCCCGCTGGCGGCAACGCCACGGACGAAGTCCCACGCCTCGTCGAGCAGCCGGACCGTCTTCTGCAGGTCGATGATGTGAATGCCGTTGCGGGCCGTGAAGATGTAGGCCCGCATCTTCGGGTTCCAGCGGCTGGTCTGGTGGCCGAAATGGACACCTGCCTCCAGCAGCTGCTTCAGCGTTACTTGAGCCACGTTGGATTGCCTCCCTGTTGAACTTCCGCCCGGTTCCGGCCTTCTTGCGAAGGACAGGGGCTTTGCCCCGGACGTGCTAACTCAACCGCGCCGAGCGCGACTGGCCAAGGGAGTATACCCACTCACAGGCCCCCGGGAAACCGGCCGGCGCAGACGCCGCTGGCGTCCAGCGGGGTCGCGGCGCCGGAGGGCAACGTGATCACCGCGTCGGGGGCGAGCAGATGGTCCTCGTCGATCCACAGGCAGGCCATGTGTCCGGGGGTCGTCACCGAGGAGCTGCCGTCGACGCTGAAGGCGGTCGTGGCCGGCGACGGGTCGCCCATTCCCCCGCTGCCGGCAGCTGCCAGCCGTTGACCTGAGGGCGAGAGCTCCGCCTGCCCGACCTGCGTCGCGACCATCGCTTTGAGCTTTCCCGTCCAGTCGTAGATGCGCGCCTGCGTGGAGTCCACGCAGGCGACCCCGGCGGCCGAGGGCCAGATGCTGGGGACGCAGCCGACGTTGCCGATCGTCGCCTGCCGCGCCCCGGTCGCCGCGTCGACGACATGCCATTCCTGGGGATACGGGACCTGCTCGAAGGTGCACGCCGCCCATACCGCCATGACCAGCCGGCCCTGACGCCACCCCATCGGCCACAGCGTGGTCGCGCCCTTGCCTTCGGGCACGCTCGCCCTGTAGATGTCCACGTGGTGGCCGCGGCCATGCAGGTCTTCGACGTACAGCCTCAGCCCGATGGCGCTCGCCGCCGACATGTCCTCGACCACGACGGCGATCCGTTGGTCGTCCGGGCTGACCGAGAAGAAGCTGATGGTCGTCGCGCCGCCCGGGACCGTGGTCGCGTCGCCCGTGCGGCCGTCGGGGCTCAGGTAGCGGATGTGCGTGTCACCGTCACGAAAGAACACCTCGTCTGAGGTGGCGCTCACCGGCGGCTGCAGCACCGCGCCCACGCCCTGACCGCAAGACTGGAAGGACGGTGCGGCGACCGTCGCGCTCGCCGCGACGCCACCATCGGGGCGGATCACCTCGAGGGTTCCCGCCGAAAGCAGGAGCCCGTAATGCGGCGCCTGCGGAGACGGGCCTGCACCCGGGGAAGCGCCGGCCACCCGGCTCGACGACGCGCTCGGGTACGGGCTGTGCACCGTCGAAATCGCCACCTGGCCGCAGGAGAGCGTCAGCAGCGTTGCGCCCGCCAGAAGCGCCCGTGCTCTCATGGCCTCAGCAACCACCGTATTCCCGAACGTTACGCGAACGCCTTGCGGTCTAGGCCTCGGCCTTCTTGGCCCCCTTCGGACCCGGGCACTTGGGGTAGTCGGAGCAGGACTTGAACGTCCCGTACCGGCCGCGCCGCTCCACCATCGGCTTGCCGCACACCGGGCACGGCTCGTCCAGCATTTTGGGGCCCTCGCGCGTCTTGCCGTCCTTGCCGATGTTGGCGCGGTACTTGCACTCGGGATAGCGGGAGCAGGCGACGAACGGCCCGTACCGCCCGGTGCGCTCGACGAGTTGCCCCTCCCCGCACTGCGGGCACTTTTCGCCGGTCGGTTTGGCCTCGGTCTGCGAGGCGTCGCGCTTGATGTACTTGCAATCCGGGTACCCGGAGCAGCCGACGAACTCGCCGTATCGGCCGGAGCGCAGCTGCAGCGGCTTGCCGCACAGCGGGCATGCCTCTTCGAGCAGTTTCGGTGGCGGCGGTTCGCCGTCCGGTGTGAGCGCCCGGCGGAACTTGCACTTTGGGTATCGCGAGCAGCCCATGAACGGGCCGAACCGGCTGGCCTTGAGCACCAGGTGGCCCTCGTGACACAGAGGACACACCTCATCGGTGTCGGCGGGCATGGCCTCTTCCGCGGCGCTGAGCATGCGCTGCAGCGGGCCGTAGAAATCGCTGACCACCGGCACCCATTCCTGGTTCCCGTGTTCGACCTCGTCGAGCCGCTTCTCCAGCGTCGCCGTGTAGTCGTCGTCGGAGATGACCTTGAAGTGGTCGACCATGATCGTGTTGACGGCCTCGCCGATCCGCGTCGGATGCAGCCTGCGCTCCTTCAGCTCGACGTAGCCGTGGTCCTTGATGGTTTCGACGATCGGGGCGTAGGTGGAGGGCCGGCCGATGCCTCGCTGCTCGAGCTCCCTGATGAGCGTCGCCTCCGAGTAGCGCGGCGGCGGCTGGCTGAAGTGCTGCTCAGGCTTGAGCCCGTGATCGTCGAGCGCCTCGTCTGCCGCCAGCTCGGGCAGGTCAGGCTCCTCCTTCTCATCGCGCGGCCACACCTTGTAAAAGCCATCAAACGCCAGCACCGAGCCGTTGGCGCGAAAGATGTACTCGCCGCCCTCGATCTCGGCCTGCGTCTGGTCGTAGACGGCAGGCGCCATCCGGCTCGCCACGAACCGCCGCCAGATGAGCT carries:
- the rpsB gene encoding 30S ribosomal protein S2; translation: MAQVTLKQLLEAGVHFGHQTSRWNPKMRAYIFTARNGIHIIDLQKTVRLLDEAWDFVRGVAASGRPVLFVGTKKQAQETIQTEAARCGMYFVNRRWMGGMLTNFSTVKKRIERLQGLRKMQQEGQFEQMTKKEAKRLQDELDRLMFHFDGIADMKRLPGALYVVDPRKEHIAVTEANRLKIPVVAITDSNCDPDLISYVIPGNDDAIRAVKLLTGKIADACQDGRQEAQARGEILPEVEEREFLETPRYEEIEEYLEDEEDYLPTVSEEEFIGTAADEEEVR
- the topA gene encoding type I DNA topoisomerase, with protein sequence MPEGLIIVESPAKARTLKRFLGDRYDVRASMGHVRDLPEKEIAVDVEAGFKPRYEVVESRRKTITELRSAAKADTEVILASDPDREGEAIAWHLSEVLNLRSPKRIEFHEITSEAVRRALESPREIDMRLVNAQQARRVVDRLVGYRLSPFLWSKVQKGIGAGRVSSVALRLVCDREDEIRKFVPVESWTIDVELAKQASGQHFLARLNRPRTAPPEGGGDVKFEVRTEAEAQAIVRRLEGASYRVMGVEKKRRTKSSNAPYITSTLQQDASSRLRFAPRRTMRTAQQLYEGIELGDEGSTGLITYMRTDSTRISADAESKVKDWIKEKHGDKYIGTARAVKSSPGAQDAHEAIRPTDVNRTPESIRQHLNPDQLKLYELIWRRFVASRMAPAVYDQTQAEIEGGEYIFRANGSVLAFDGFYKVWPRDEKEEPDLPELAADEALDDHGLKPEQHFSQPPPRYSEATLIRELEQRGIGRPSTYAPIVETIKDHGYVELKERRLHPTRIGEAVNTIMVDHFKVISDDDYTATLEKRLDEVEHGNQEWVPVVSDFYGPLQRMLSAAEEAMPADTDEVCPLCHEGHLVLKASRFGPFMGCSRYPKCKFRRALTPDGEPPPPKLLEEACPLCGKPLQLRSGRYGEFVGCSGYPDCKYIKRDASQTEAKPTGEKCPQCGEGQLVERTGRYGPFVACSRYPECKYRANIGKDGKTREGPKMLDEPCPVCGKPMVERRGRYGTFKSCSDYPKCPGPKGAKKAEA
- the uppS gene encoding di-trans,poly-cis-decaprenylcistransferase translates to MDGNGRWARRRSRPTSFGHRAGVRAIKRVLEGCEQLGVEVLSVYAFSTENWTRPRAEVRALMRLFHETMQREIDEMHRRGVRIVVSGRRDELSPRMRERIDEAMARTARNTNGVLNVCLNYGGRAELVDAVRQLVADGMAAGDIDEAAIASRLYNPDLPDPDLIIRTAGERRVSNFLLWQGAYAEMLVTETLWPDFDLDDLKAAIADYAGRVRRFGGRPDLGGTPEPMALAPQEGGPGWGGGAAADPGRR
- a CDS encoding UMP kinase, with amino-acid sequence MTQEVGDRSPKYNRVLLKLSGEALGGARDYGIDLEVVQTIAIQVKRVHEMGVQTALVVGGGNIFRGLAASERGFDRATGDYMGMLATVINALALQDALERTGIPARTMTAIQMPQVAEPYIRRRAVRHLEKGRVVILAAGTGNPYFTTDTTAALRAVEIEADVILKATKVDGVYTADPKRDPTAVKLERLGYLEVLNRGIEVMDNTALTLCMDNDVPIVVFNLLVPGNIERVVLGEEIGTLVGAAAG
- the tsf gene encoding translation elongation factor Ts, which codes for MDLVKKLRELSGAGMMDCKHALEEAEGDVDKAYTILREKGVAKAAKRAGRSTGQGVVEAYLHKLGDDFPPQVGVLIEVNCETDFVAKGDDFRKLAKELALQVAATSPRWVSREEVPDEVLVAERNLYEAKAEQEGKPSQVIPKIVEGQVENFVKETCLLEQPYWRDPKHTVHDLVAEHISKLQENITVRRFARFNIRES
- a CDS encoding ribosome recycling factor; its protein translation is MDPILREAEAKMAKSVDHFAAELATIRTGRANPALIDKVMVPYYGTSTPLNQLAQISAPEPRLLVVQVYDRSQIGAVEKALRTSEQGLNPASDGQVIRVPIPPLTEERRREYVKLVRQKAEEARVAIRNVRRDEIHRVDQMQKSGEVAEDDSKRAHARLQKITEVQIERIDALGARKESEVMEV